A region of Frederiksenia canicola DNA encodes the following proteins:
- a CDS encoding TRAP transporter large permease subunit, which produces MKIINKLEEWIGGSLFILIFLILIAQILARQVFHSPLNWSEELARLLFVYVGMLGISVGIRNQQHVFIDFITNLFPEKVKKVANSFVQLIIFICLISFIHFGIKLFFKAENNIFTLGISEKWMYGSLPLIACLMLFRFFQAQYENFKNGLSYLPATLFVILTVLALATLYFAPDFFKIFRISDYVKFGKNAVYITLAFWLIIMFIGTPVGWSLLIATLLYFSMTRWNLSSYAAEKLVSSLDSFPLLSVPFFILTGILMNTGGITERIFNFAKALLGHYRGGMGHVNIGASLIFSGMSGSALADAGGLGQLEIKAMRDAGYDDDICGGITAASCIIGPLVPPSIAMIIYGVIANQSIAKLFIAGFVPGVLVTIALMVMNYYVSKKRGYPRSPKATLAERCQAFKKAIWAVLTPILIIGGIFSGMFTPTEAAVVAALYSIIIGMFVYKELTLKKLFQSCVEAIAITGVTVLMVMTVTFFGDMIAREQVAMRIAEFFVSVADSPVMVLVMINLLLLFLGMFIDALALQFLVLPMLIPIAMHFGIDLIFFGVMTTLNMMIGILTPPMGMALFVVARVGNMPVSVVARGVLPFLVPIFITLVLMTIFPQIITFIPNLLMP; this is translated from the coding sequence ATGAAAATCATCAATAAATTGGAAGAGTGGATAGGCGGTTCTTTATTTATCCTCATCTTTTTGATCTTAATTGCTCAAATTCTTGCCAGACAAGTATTTCATAGCCCGTTAAACTGGAGTGAAGAACTTGCGAGATTACTTTTCGTTTATGTCGGCATGCTCGGAATTAGTGTTGGTATCCGTAATCAACAACACGTTTTTATTGACTTTATTACAAACCTATTTCCAGAAAAAGTAAAAAAAGTGGCAAATAGTTTTGTGCAACTCATTATTTTTATCTGTCTAATTTCTTTTATTCATTTTGGTATTAAACTTTTCTTTAAAGCTGAAAATAATATTTTTACATTAGGCATCTCAGAAAAATGGATGTACGGTAGCTTGCCTTTAATTGCTTGTTTAATGTTATTCCGTTTTTTCCAAGCGCAATACGAAAACTTTAAAAATGGCTTGTCTTACTTACCGGCAACGCTTTTTGTGATCTTGACGGTATTAGCGCTTGCAACGCTCTATTTTGCACCAGATTTCTTTAAAATTTTCCGTATTTCAGACTATGTGAAATTTGGAAAAAATGCAGTTTACATTACCTTAGCTTTCTGGCTGATCATTATGTTTATCGGAACACCAGTAGGCTGGTCTCTATTGATTGCGACCTTACTCTATTTTTCAATGACACGTTGGAATCTATCATCTTACGCAGCGGAAAAATTAGTTTCTAGCTTAGATAGCTTCCCATTATTGAGTGTTCCATTCTTTATTTTGACCGGTATTCTGATGAATACAGGGGGTATCACAGAGCGTATTTTCAACTTCGCCAAAGCCCTATTGGGTCACTATCGTGGTGGTATGGGGCATGTAAATATCGGGGCAAGTTTAATCTTCTCAGGTATGTCAGGCTCAGCCTTAGCCGATGCGGGTGGTTTAGGTCAATTAGAAATTAAAGCAATGCGTGATGCAGGTTATGATGATGATATTTGCGGTGGTATTACAGCAGCATCTTGTATTATCGGGCCTTTAGTTCCACCAAGTATTGCAATGATTATCTACGGTGTTATTGCAAACCAATCTATTGCTAAGCTCTTTATTGCGGGCTTTGTTCCAGGGGTATTAGTGACTATCGCATTAATGGTGATGAACTACTACGTTTCTAAAAAACGTGGCTACCCAAGATCACCAAAAGCAACCCTAGCTGAACGTTGCCAAGCCTTCAAAAAAGCAATTTGGGCAGTATTAACCCCGATTCTCATTATTGGTGGTATTTTCTCTGGTATGTTTACCCCAACAGAAGCGGCGGTAGTTGCAGCACTTTACTCAATCATTATCGGTATGTTTGTGTATAAAGAGCTAACTCTTAAAAAACTTTTCCAAAGCTGTGTTGAAGCGATTGCAATTACAGGTGTAACTGTATTGATGGTAATGACGGTAACTTTCTTCGGCGATATGATCGCACGTGAGCAAGTGGCAATGCGTATTGCAGAGTTTTTCGTATCTGTTGCGGATTCGCCTGTGATGGTGTTAGTGATGATTAACTTACTGCTTTTATTCCTAGGTATGTTTATCGATGCTTTAGCCTTACAGTTCCTTGTATTACCAATGTTAATTCCTATTGCAATGCACTTTGGTATCGATCTCATCTTCTTCGGTGTGATGACAACCTTAAATATGATGATTGGTATTCTTACACCTCCAATGGGAATGGCATTATTTGTGGTTGCTCGTGTAGGTAATATGCCAGTGAGTGTGGTAGCGAGAGGGGTATTACCTTTCTTAGTACCAATCTTCATTACCTTGGTATTAATGACGATTTTCCCACAAATCATTACATTTATTCCTAACTTACTAATGCCTTAG